A single genomic interval of Spinacia oleracea cultivar Varoflay chromosome 6, BTI_SOV_V1, whole genome shotgun sequence harbors:
- the LOC110784686 gene encoding uncharacterized protein, translated as MNHDLADDFGYIDTVVELWKELTERFGQSNGPLIYQLEKEIENLTQQNMTIVTCYGKLKKLWDEMQNLRAFPTCSCGAMLQCSCNFMKKVAEFEEEDKMMKFLLGLNGGFENSVTNVLSMDPLPSINRVFSITQQIEKQKEVSHAAVECNAMNSSAMATHAYRGVGFTQGKKDWRYLKKEKLNKQCTHCKGKGHTIDQCFKIIGYPDWYNTIKASKGSNSQGSMIAANAHTTIDFVDCPLDDAGAENGTVSNEMLNAICQEVMKAMKGKQSQNNTGNGATCSFANYAGIISHSLNCSVNKMHDGCLWIVDSGACDHMTYNENMLTNIRTLNVGEYS; from the coding sequence ATGAATCATGATTTAGCTGATGATTTTGGCTACATTGACACTGTTGTGGAACTGTGGAAAGAACTGACTGAAAGATTTGGCCAATCCAATGGACCATTAATCTACCAGTTGGAAAAGGAAATTGAGAATTTAACTCAACAAAACATGACTATTGTGACTTGTTATGGAAAGCTGAAGAAACTTTGGGATGAAATGCAGAATTTGAGAGCATTTCCTACTTGTTCTTGTGGTGCTATGTTACAATGCAGCTGTAATTTCATGAAGAAGGTAgctgaatttgaagaagaagacaaGATGATGAAATTTCTGCTTGGTTTGAATGGTGGTTTTGAGAACTCTGTGACAAATGTTCTGTCAATGGATCCTTTACCAAGTATAAATAGAGTATTTTCTATTACTCAACAGATTGAGAAACAAAAGGAAGTGAGTCATGCTGCAGTGGAATGCAATGCTATGAACAGCAGTGCAATGGCTACACATGCTTACAGAGGTGTTGGTTTTACACAGGGAAAGAAAGATTGGAGATATCTGAAGAAAGAAAAACTGAACAAACAATGTACTCATTGCAAGGGGAAGGGTCATACTATTGATCAATGTTTCAAGATCATTGGTTATCCTGATTGGTATAACACAATCAAAGCCTCAAAGGGAAGCAATTCACAAGGTAGCATGATTGCTGCTAATGCTCACACTACTATTGATTTTGTAGATTGTCCTCTAGATGATGCTGGTGCTGAAAATGGAACAGTTAGCAATGAAATGTTGAATGCAATTTGTCAAGAGGTTATGAAGGCAATGAAAGGCAAGCAGTCACAGAATAATACTGGAAATGGGGCCACTTGTTCCTTTGCAAATTATGCAGGTATAATCTCTCATTCTCTCAACTGTTCTGTGAATAAAATGCATGATGGTTGCTTGTGGATTGTGGATTCTGGTGCTTGTGATCACATGACTTACAATGAGAACATGTTAACAAATATAAGAACTCttaatgtaggggaatacagttaa